A genome region from Engraulis encrasicolus isolate BLACKSEA-1 chromosome 6, IST_EnEncr_1.0, whole genome shotgun sequence includes the following:
- the LOC134450218 gene encoding uncharacterized protein LOC134450218, giving the protein MPVKCLKRFLCTIERDAALLIALLLITLAVICPFTCIIVSFTYGLCSIDLWLEVLSVAWSVIYSPFHWGCVLGLSLLYFMAPVVIDLLQKILLKILQMSFDVVSEIKSVIWDIAYAMQQEKEKEGIVVYYVKRARASKSKRKDELEEKELRRRFYEGKTKYFGYKNYIRFLLKSGGDLRAQLRASRSEKNPAGDPLLLEEVRLGRLLLRHETRRMDNRLQMGTWG; this is encoded by the exons ATGCCGGTAAAATGTTTGAAGAGGTTTCTGTGCACAATAGAGAGGGACGCTGCACTCCTGATAGCCTTGCTGTTAATCACTCTTGCTGTAATTTGCCCTTTTACTTGTATAATAGTCAGCTTCACTTATGGGCTTTGCAGCATTGACTTATGGCTTGAGGTGCTGTCTGTAGCTTGGTCAGTGATATATTCTCCCTTTCACTGGGGCTGTGTGCTGGGACTATCCCTTCTGTATTTCATGGCCCCAGTTGTTATCGACCTACTGCAGAAGATACTGTTGAAGATACTGCAGATGAGTTTTGACGTGGTATCCGAGATCAAGTCAGTCATTTGGGACATTGCGTATGCCAtgcagcaagagaaagagaaggagggcatAGTTGTTTACTATGTGAAAAGAGCCAGAGCCAGTAAGAGCAA GAGAAAGGATGAACTTGAGGAGAAGGAGTTAAGACGACGCTTCTATGAAGGCAAAACAAAGTACTTTGGTTACAAGAACTACATCAGGTTTTTACTGAAAAGTGGAGGGGACCTGAGAGCACAACTGAG GGCATCAAGGTCAGAGAAGAACCCTGCAGGTGACCCCTTACTGCTGGAGGAGGTGCGGTTGGGGCGGCTGCTTCTGAGACACGAGACACGACGCATGGATAACCGACTGCAGATGGGGACATGGGGCTGA